The genomic region TACGGTTAAAGGATACTATGTCCTAGCCACACACACAAACGAAAGGTGGTCCCTAATTATGTCCCTGAAGCAGATGATGTTTATATTCCTATCAACCCTACTTGTCTGGAACGCCCCGGCCTACGGGTCGACCCCATGGATAGCATTCTCCCAAGACGGCGCGGTCTTCGTGGCCCAGCTGGATGGCCAGGGAAAGACAAAGCTGGCGGAGGGATACGACCCGGAGATATCCCCCGACGGAAAACAGGTCGCCTTTACCGCCTATTCCAAGGAAGGGGATCGAACAATAGCTGTGGTAAACAGGGAGACAAGGAATATAAAGCATGTTACGACGATACCCGGCAAAAACAGCTACGGTCCGAGGTGGTCCCCGGAAGGATCTCGTCTTCTCGTAAACCACTGGGACGACGTCAGTATGGACTGGGTCATCGGCCTTATGGACATGGAGAACGATAGCTTTACGGTTCTGATAAAGGACCATACAGGGCTCTACAGCCCCTTTTGGTCTCACGACGGAAGGTTCGCCTTCGCCCAAGATCTGGAGAACCTTCTGAAGATAGACATCTCAGCTAACAAGCTGGAGGAGAGCAGGCCCCTCTCCGACGTTATAGGGGAGAGCTTTCCATCAAGCGCCGTCCATTTTTCCTACTCTCCCGACGGAGAGAGGCTGCTTTTCGACTGCGACGTGGAGGCGGACAAGTCCTGGTCCTCCCTGGGGGAACCACTGATATCGGCGATCTTTATGTTTAACCTAAAGGACGGCAAGACGGTCCGTCTGACCGACCGGACCGTCTGTGCCACCAAGCCCTCGTGGCTACCTACAGGGAAGAGCTTTATATTCTCGGGCTATACTCCAAAAGACGTGAACAAGAAGGGCTCTCCATTCTCACTCTACCTTATGGACCTCAATGGAGGGAAACCAGAGCTTTTGCTAAAAGGCGGCAGTCAACCGTCTTCCTCCAGATAGACTAGCGAATCCAATCCTTCCGTCCTTGACAGGATTCATCTTCTTGACGATAATACAGCCTATACCTTTAGGTCATAGGCAGGAGGATGAAAATGAAAAGAGCAACGGCACTTTTGGCCCTGGCGGCCCTTATGATAACAGGCTCCGTGGCGTTCGCTGGATCGGACAAGCCTCTAGCGGGACAGAATATAAGTATCTTCTGCGCCGCTACCGGCGAAGACAAGATTTTCGCCGAGTTCACCAAGGATACAGGCATAGCTGTCAACTACCTGAGTATGTCGTCAGGTGAGGTACTGACCAGACTCCGTGCCTCAAAGGGCAAGAACATCGCCGACGCCTGGTACGGTGGCGGTGTAGACAGCTTTTTGAACGCAGGGAAAGAGGGATATCTTGAGCCCTATAGGTCCCCCGAGGCTGAGCTTATACCTGAGCAGTACAAGGATAAAGAGGGCTACTGGACCGGCCTTTCCCTGGTGGCGGTGGACCTGATAATCAACGAAGACGTCATGAAGGACAAAGACCTTCCCCTTCCAAAGACCTGGGAGGACCTGGGAAAGCCCGAATATAAAGGCGAGGTCATGATGAGCAACCCCACCATCTCGGGCACCAACTACTCGGTGCTTTTTTACATAATCGAGGCTTACGGCGAGGAGAGGGGATGGGACATAATAAGCAAGATGAACGACAACATCCCCTTCTACACCAAAAGAGGATCGGGCCCCCCCAATAAGGCAGCTATGGGAGAGGTAGCCATAGGCATAGACCCTTACGACGTAGGTGTCAAGCTCATAGAGCAGGGACACCCTGTGATATCGGTGTTTCCCGAGGACGGTACCCCCGGCTTCCTGGCCCCTATAGCCATAATGAAGGACGCCAAGAACATGGACG from Dethiosulfovibrio salsuginis harbors:
- a CDS encoding TolB family protein, giving the protein MSLKQMMFIFLSTLLVWNAPAYGSTPWIAFSQDGAVFVAQLDGQGKTKLAEGYDPEISPDGKQVAFTAYSKEGDRTIAVVNRETRNIKHVTTIPGKNSYGPRWSPEGSRLLVNHWDDVSMDWVIGLMDMENDSFTVLIKDHTGLYSPFWSHDGRFAFAQDLENLLKIDISANKLEESRPLSDVIGESFPSSAVHFSYSPDGERLLFDCDVEADKSWSSLGEPLISAIFMFNLKDGKTVRLTDRTVCATKPSWLPTGKSFIFSGYTPKDVNKKGSPFSLYLMDLNGGKPELLLKGGSQPSSSR
- a CDS encoding ABC transporter substrate-binding protein — encoded protein: MKRATALLALAALMITGSVAFAGSDKPLAGQNISIFCAATGEDKIFAEFTKDTGIAVNYLSMSSGEVLTRLRASKGKNIADAWYGGGVDSFLNAGKEGYLEPYRSPEAELIPEQYKDKEGYWTGLSLVAVDLIINEDVMKDKDLPLPKTWEDLGKPEYKGEVMMSNPTISGTNYSVLFYIIEAYGEERGWDIISKMNDNIPFYTKRGSGPPNKAAMGEVAIGIDPYDVGVKLIEQGHPVISVFPEDGTPGFLAPIAIMKDAKNMDAAKAFVDWCLSKRGQEVQMANTAKVGTRPDAEVPEYLKGLKDAKVVVVDPVKAGEMRSEILDRWQKEFGDKAEQ